Proteins co-encoded in one Alphaproteobacteria bacterium PA2 genomic window:
- a CDS encoding gamma-glutamylcyclotransferase, whose translation MASEHWVFGYGSLMWRPGFAFEERCPATLYGRRRAFCIYSVHHRGTYERPGLVLGLAPGGSVRGAAFRIARKDWDETYAYLRDREQPTETYVEARVQVHLPGERRINALTFLSDVAHPQWAGALTLERQAELISGAVGLSGRNEDYLSDLVDHLAAEGIRDPAMIRLKALVEGST comes from the coding sequence ATGGCGTCTGAGCATTGGGTCTTTGGCTATGGGTCGCTGATGTGGCGCCCCGGCTTTGCGTTCGAAGAGAGATGTCCCGCCACCTTATACGGTCGGAGACGCGCCTTCTGCATCTATTCCGTCCACCACCGGGGCACTTACGAACGGCCGGGCCTGGTGCTGGGCCTGGCGCCCGGGGGGTCCGTTCGCGGGGCGGCCTTCCGCATAGCCCGGAAGGACTGGGACGAAACCTATGCCTATCTGCGGGACCGGGAGCAGCCGACCGAAACCTATGTCGAGGCCCGGGTTCAGGTGCATCTGCCCGGCGAACGCAGGATCAACGCCCTGACCTTCCTGTCTGACGTCGCCCACCCGCAGTGGGCAGGTGCGCTGACCCTGGAGCGTCAGGCCGAGCTGATATCCGGCGCAGTAGGATTGTCCGGGCGCAATGAGGACTATCTCAGCGATCTGGTGGATCATCTGGCGGCGGAGGGCATCCGCGATCCTGCCATGATCCGTCTCAAGGCCCTGGTGGAAGGTTCGACCTAA
- a CDS encoding 1-acyl-sn-glycerol-3-phosphate acyltransferase, producing MTLVRSLIFAVLFYLWSLIFSLSMMPFLLLPPLWTVRALRFWSAGINFLVRIICGVKVEIRGREHMPTGPAIVAPKHQCMLDVFAQFGALPSVLFVMKKELTYIPLFGWIALKMGSIVVDRDGHSAALKKMVKDALVQFGRSPRQLLIFPEGTRGEPGAETTYKPGIAALYRELNLPVHPVATNSGTHWPAHGLMRHPGTIVFEYLEPIPPGLKRGEFMRILQERIDTASEKLMGL from the coding sequence TTGACCCTTGTCCGATCCCTGATCTTTGCGGTCCTGTTCTATCTCTGGTCGCTGATCTTCTCGCTCTCCATGATGCCCTTCCTGCTGCTGCCTCCCCTGTGGACGGTGCGGGCCCTGCGGTTCTGGAGCGCCGGCATCAACTTCCTTGTCCGGATCATATGCGGCGTGAAGGTCGAGATCCGCGGTCGGGAACACATGCCCACAGGCCCGGCTATTGTCGCGCCAAAGCATCAGTGCATGCTGGACGTCTTCGCCCAGTTCGGCGCCCTTCCTTCGGTCCTCTTCGTGATGAAGAAGGAGCTGACCTATATTCCGCTGTTCGGCTGGATTGCCCTGAAGATGGGCAGCATTGTCGTTGACCGGGACGGGCATTCCGCAGCCCTCAAGAAGATGGTCAAGGACGCCCTGGTCCAGTTCGGACGCTCCCCCCGCCAGCTTCTGATATTCCCGGAAGGCACCCGCGGCGAACCGGGAGCAGAGACGACCTACAAGCCCGGCATCGCCGCCCTCTATCGCGAATTGAACCTGCCGGTTCACCCGGTGGCGACCAATTCGGGAACACATTGGCCGGCTCATGGCCTGATGCGCCATCCCGGAACCATCGTCTTTGAATACCTGGAACCGATCCCGCCGGGCCTGAAGCGCGGCGAGTTCATGCGCATCCTGCAGGAGCGGATCGACACGGCGTCTGAAAAGCTGATGGGCCTTTAG
- the lysA gene encoding diaminopimelate decarboxylase, producing the protein MNHFEPIDGELACEGVPLREIAQSVGTPVYVYSSATLERHYGVLRDALAAEGLKGENGGEALIAFAVKANSNLAVLKTLARQGAGADTVSEGEIRRALAAGIPAHRIVFSGVGKTAGELAFALKAGVSEINVESEPEMHLASQVAQSLGTRAVIAIRVNPDVSAGGHAKIATGKADNKFGVSFSEAERLYAQASNNAGLKPVGVTCHIGSQITDLAPMSAAFSKMKGLVQRLRGEGLNVERLDLGGGLGVPYFHQPTPPSPADYARMIAQTMGGLDVAYSFEPGRMIAANAGVLVAQVLHVHERPEGRKFAVLDAAMNDLIRPAMYDAYHDIKPLAVRPGPAEVYDVVGPICETGDTFTRERALPPLMAGDLIAFMSAGAYGAVMSSEYNSRLLVPEVLVQGDRYAVVRPRPTYEDMLGKDAVPDWL; encoded by the coding sequence ATGAACCACTTCGAGCCGATCGACGGCGAGCTTGCCTGTGAAGGCGTGCCCCTGCGCGAGATTGCCCAATCCGTGGGTACTCCGGTCTATGTCTATTCCAGCGCCACCCTCGAGCGGCACTATGGGGTCCTGCGCGACGCCCTGGCCGCCGAAGGTCTGAAGGGGGAGAATGGCGGCGAGGCGCTGATCGCCTTTGCCGTGAAGGCCAATTCAAACCTGGCCGTACTCAAGACCCTGGCCCGCCAGGGCGCCGGCGCCGATACGGTTTCCGAAGGCGAGATCCGCCGGGCCCTGGCCGCCGGAATTCCAGCCCACCGGATAGTCTTTTCCGGCGTAGGCAAGACAGCCGGGGAGCTGGCCTTCGCCCTCAAGGCCGGAGTCTCGGAGATCAATGTCGAGTCCGAGCCGGAAATGCACCTGGCCTCTCAGGTCGCCCAGAGCCTGGGAACCCGGGCGGTCATCGCCATCCGCGTCAATCCTGACGTCTCGGCGGGCGGCCACGCCAAGATCGCTACGGGCAAGGCGGACAACAAGTTCGGGGTTTCGTTTTCGGAGGCCGAACGCCTCTATGCCCAGGCCTCCAACAATGCCGGTCTGAAGCCCGTGGGCGTGACCTGTCACATCGGCAGCCAGATTACCGACCTGGCTCCCATGTCAGCAGCGTTTTCAAAGATGAAGGGCCTTGTCCAGCGCCTGCGCGGCGAGGGACTTAACGTCGAACGGCTGGATCTCGGCGGGGGACTGGGCGTGCCATACTTCCATCAGCCGACCCCGCCTTCCCCTGCTGACTATGCCAGGATGATCGCCCAGACCATGGGCGGACTGGATGTCGCCTATTCCTTTGAACCGGGCCGGATGATCGCGGCCAACGCCGGTGTCCTGGTGGCCCAGGTGCTGCATGTTCATGAGCGCCCCGAAGGCCGGAAGTTCGCTGTGCTGGACGCCGCCATGAACGATCTGATCCGTCCGGCCATGTACGACGCCTATCACGACATCAAGCCACTGGCCGTCCGCCCCGGCCCGGCCGAAGTCTATGACGTTGTAGGGCCGATCTGCGAGACCGGGGACACCTTCACCCGGGAGCGGGCCCTCCCACCCCTTATGGCAGGGGATCTGATCGCCTTCATGAGCGCCGGCGCCTATGGCGCGGTCATGTCCAGTGAGTACAACAGCCGCCTGCTGGTTCCCGAAGTCCTGGTCCAGGGGGACCGGTACGCCGTCGTGCGGCCCCGGCCGACCTATGAGGACATGCTCGGCAAGGATGCTGTGCCGGACTGGCTCTGA
- the ftsE gene encoding cell division ATP-binding protein FtsE gives MFAAEEVLRFDNVSLAYGRNDETLSDISFALKPGSFHFITGASGAGKSSLMKLIYMAAQPTSGRIELFGHEISRVSARDLPLLRRRVGVVFQDFRLLDHLSAFDNAALPLRITGRKPESYRNDVAELLTWVGLSDRMNVMPPTLAGGEKQRLAIARAVVARPEILLADEPTGNLDTEMSQRILKLFSELNRLGTTVLIATHDQAMVERSGMPVLHLQDGRLTRLASGSGR, from the coding sequence TTGTTCGCCGCGGAAGAGGTCCTGCGGTTCGACAATGTCTCGCTGGCCTATGGTCGGAATGACGAGACCTTGAGCGACATCAGCTTCGCGCTGAAGCCGGGGTCCTTTCACTTCATCACCGGGGCGTCCGGAGCGGGCAAGAGCTCGCTCATGAAGCTCATCTACATGGCCGCCCAGCCGACTTCAGGCCGGATCGAGCTCTTCGGGCATGAGATTTCCAGGGTTTCGGCCCGGGACCTTCCCCTGTTGCGGCGGCGGGTTGGCGTTGTCTTTCAGGATTTCCGGCTGCTGGACCATCTCTCAGCTTTTGACAATGCAGCCCTGCCCCTGCGTATCACCGGCAGAAAGCCGGAGTCCTACCGCAATGACGTGGCCGAACTGCTGACCTGGGTAGGCCTGAGTGACCGCATGAATGTCATGCCGCCCACCCTGGCCGGAGGCGAAAAGCAGAGGCTCGCCATCGCCCGCGCTGTGGTCGCCCGGCCGGAAATCCTGCTTGCCGACGAGCCGACGGGCAATCTCGACACCGAGATGAGCCAGCGAATCCTGAAACTGTTCTCGGAACTGAACCGGCTGGGGACCACCGTGCTGATCGCCACTCACGACCAGGCCATGGTGGAGCGCTCAGGCATGCCGGTGCTTCATCTGCAAGACGGACGTCTGACACGGCTCGCGTCGGGATCAGGCCGATGA
- a CDS encoding hypoxanthine phosphoribosyltransferase has translation MADARTPTVLLTEQEVAEKVAELAARIAPRIDDETVAVCLLTGGIWFAADLTRALARIGRNVRFDALWLASYGDERASLGRCEVRADLQRPLSGRRALIIDDVVDTGLSLSEAHRLVRDAGASEVLTAVFASKPWPTKRAIEPDFSAWAAPARFLVGYGMDAAGAQRGLPYVGALD, from the coding sequence ATGGCTGACGCCCGTACGCCGACGGTCCTGCTGACCGAGCAGGAGGTGGCTGAGAAGGTCGCCGAGCTCGCCGCCCGGATCGCACCCCGGATTGACGATGAGACCGTCGCCGTCTGCCTGCTGACCGGCGGCATCTGGTTTGCGGCGGACCTGACCCGCGCCCTGGCGCGGATTGGCCGCAATGTGCGCTTCGACGCCCTCTGGCTCGCCTCCTATGGCGACGAGCGGGCGAGCCTTGGCCGGTGTGAAGTCCGGGCTGACCTTCAACGACCGCTTTCGGGCCGGCGCGCCCTTATCATTGACGATGTGGTTGATACGGGCCTGTCCCTGTCAGAGGCTCATCGTCTGGTCCGCGACGCGGGCGCCAGCGAGGTGCTGACCGCCGTCTTCGCATCCAAGCCCTGGCCGACGAAGAGGGCCATCGAACCCGATTTCAGCGCCTGGGCTGCGCCCGCGCGTTTTCTGGTGGGCTACGGGATGGACGCCGCCGGCGCCCAGCGCGGCCTGCCCTATGTGGGCGCCCTGGACTAG
- a CDS encoding chorismate mutase translates to MAKPDTDAPSLDDIRARLDVLDGQMFALIDERAGLARQVAAAKAAAGDGGKFGLRPGREAQLLRSLLAKPRNAATPSLITRVWREIIGDSLSRQGPFHVAVYGGRTPARSVEFARARFGAAPGMVSVARPEDAIAAARTPGGVAVLALSSETPWWGRLLAEPKMKVFAALPCLNGWGPLTALAAAEIEVEPTGDDLTYWVTDSPLAASAIEDALSRDGVAADLLAEAGGLKLFALIGYYQPQDERLARAPGRLTGVIGAAAAALDNPAA, encoded by the coding sequence ATGGCGAAGCCGGACACAGACGCGCCATCACTGGACGACATCCGCGCGCGGCTCGACGTGCTGGATGGCCAGATGTTCGCCTTGATCGATGAGCGGGCGGGTCTGGCGAGGCAGGTCGCGGCAGCCAAGGCTGCGGCGGGGGATGGCGGCAAGTTCGGGCTGCGGCCGGGCCGGGAAGCGCAATTGCTGCGGAGCCTGCTGGCCAAACCCAGGAACGCTGCAACGCCGAGCCTGATCACCAGGGTCTGGCGGGAAATCATAGGTGACAGTCTTTCGCGCCAGGGGCCATTCCACGTGGCGGTCTATGGCGGCAGGACCCCGGCACGGTCTGTCGAGTTCGCCCGGGCCCGCTTTGGCGCAGCGCCAGGCATGGTCTCGGTCGCCAGGCCGGAGGACGCCATCGCCGCCGCCCGGACTCCTGGCGGGGTCGCTGTCCTGGCGCTCTCCAGCGAAACGCCCTGGTGGGGTCGCCTGCTGGCCGAGCCGAAGATGAAGGTCTTCGCCGCCCTGCCCTGCCTCAATGGCTGGGGCCCCCTGACCGCCCTGGCGGCCGCAGAGATCGAAGTCGAACCCACAGGGGACGATCTGACCTATTGGGTGACCGATTCCCCCCTGGCCGCGTCGGCCATCGAGGACGCACTCAGCCGTGACGGGGTCGCCGCCGACCTCCTGGCGGAGGCCGGCGGACTGAAGCTCTTCGCCCTGATCGGCTATTACCAGCCCCAGGACGAGCGCCTGGCCAGGGCGCCTGGCCGACTGACCGGGGTCATCGGCGCAGCGGCGGCGGCGCTCGACAACCCGGCAGCCTAA
- a CDS encoding peroxidase, with protein sequence MNPGEHFTFNDEFFPDQIGANSLRPGPISATTSGLTAEASISVEGAPRPAPPPPQPAPGPSPSPSPSPSLGGGAGGGQGGPRVQEPIFRTVDGSGNNLTHTNMNAVGADFVRIGPANFADGVGSMFTDLPNARDISNIVVAGHGDEVNAEGLSGMMYAWGQFLDHDLDLARTDGKTHIDITIPTGDPDLSATKISMTRTVIDPATGVDGKPAAAVNSVTGWLDGSQVYGSDAATAASLRTADGHMLTSAGNNLPIVNGGFAAGDIRVQENPDLTALQTLFVREHNYQVDHLKALHPDWTGDHLYQQAKAIVTAEIAHITYSEFLPHLLGPTAISAYKGYDASVNATISEEFAGAAFRFGHSIVSANLQKVGEQGQDVGPAVTLKDAFFQSTSDFVADGGADGLLRHLSGDLSNAMDVHIVDDLRNFLDVPPVAMDLAAINIQRGRDLGLGTLNETRIALHLKPYADFSELTSDPTTAAALKNAYGSIDKVDLWVGGLAEDHLPGAMMGQTFQIIIGDQFEALRDGDRFWYQNQGFDGQTLSQIQHTSLSDIILRNTDTQHIQADAFVYYDRHGGLASGGEAEHPEARQLIIGSDGADTLVGGVNNDILVAGRGVQLLTGGAGKDDFQFAGSDVSARITDFQVGQDHLTFDHSAQGLRIRQVGANTVIDLGTDHITLVGVNPHQLSMTDFVFRG encoded by the coding sequence ATGAACCCAGGCGAGCACTTCACCTTCAACGATGAGTTCTTCCCCGACCAGATTGGCGCCAACAGCCTCAGGCCTGGCCCGATTTCGGCGACGACGAGCGGTCTGACGGCCGAAGCTTCGATCTCTGTTGAAGGTGCGCCCAGGCCAGCACCGCCACCGCCCCAGCCCGCGCCCGGTCCTTCGCCGTCGCCCTCGCCATCGCCATCGCTTGGCGGCGGCGCCGGCGGCGGGCAGGGCGGCCCTCGGGTGCAGGAGCCCATCTTCCGGACCGTAGACGGGTCAGGAAACAATCTGACCCACACCAACATGAATGCGGTCGGCGCTGACTTTGTCAGGATCGGACCGGCGAACTTCGCTGACGGCGTGGGCAGCATGTTCACCGACCTGCCCAATGCCCGGGATATCTCGAACATCGTGGTCGCCGGCCACGGCGATGAGGTCAACGCCGAGGGCCTGTCGGGCATGATGTATGCCTGGGGTCAGTTCCTGGACCATGACCTCGACCTCGCCAGGACAGATGGCAAGACCCACATCGACATCACCATTCCGACAGGAGATCCAGATCTCTCGGCCACCAAGATTTCCATGACCCGCACGGTCATTGACCCGGCCACCGGCGTCGATGGAAAGCCCGCGGCAGCCGTAAACTCGGTGACCGGCTGGCTGGACGGATCACAGGTCTATGGTTCGGACGCTGCGACGGCCGCCAGCCTGCGCACCGCCGATGGCCACATGCTGACCTCTGCAGGAAACAACCTGCCGATCGTCAATGGCGGCTTCGCAGCCGGCGATATCCGGGTCCAGGAGAATCCCGACCTGACGGCGCTCCAGACCCTGTTTGTCCGCGAACACAACTACCAGGTCGACCATCTGAAGGCCCTGCACCCGGACTGGACCGGCGATCACCTCTACCAGCAGGCCAAGGCCATCGTGACGGCGGAAATCGCGCATATTACCTATTCAGAGTTCCTGCCCCACCTGCTCGGACCCACCGCCATCAGCGCCTACAAGGGTTATGACGCGTCGGTGAACGCCACCATCAGCGAGGAATTCGCCGGTGCGGCTTTCCGGTTCGGGCATTCCATAGTTTCGGCCAATCTCCAGAAGGTGGGTGAGCAGGGCCAGGATGTCGGGCCGGCTGTGACCCTGAAGGACGCCTTCTTCCAGTCCACCAGCGACTTTGTCGCCGATGGCGGCGCGGACGGCCTGCTGCGACACCTCTCCGGCGATCTCTCCAACGCCATGGATGTCCACATCGTCGATGACCTGCGGAACTTCCTGGACGTCCCGCCTGTGGCCATGGATCTGGCCGCGATCAACATCCAGAGAGGCCGTGACCTGGGTCTGGGCACCTTGAACGAGACCCGGATCGCCCTGCATCTCAAGCCCTATGCTGACTTCAGTGAGCTGACGTCAGATCCCACCACGGCCGCCGCGCTCAAGAACGCCTATGGCAGCATAGACAAGGTCGACCTCTGGGTCGGCGGTCTGGCTGAGGATCACCTGCCTGGCGCCATGATGGGCCAGACCTTCCAGATCATCATCGGCGACCAGTTCGAAGCCCTGCGGGACGGCGACCGCTTCTGGTACCAGAACCAGGGCTTCGATGGTCAGACCCTCTCGCAGATCCAGCACACAAGTCTGTCCGACATCATTCTGCGCAATACCGACACCCAGCACATCCAGGCTGACGCCTTCGTGTACTATGACCGACACGGCGGATTGGCGTCCGGCGGTGAAGCCGAGCACCCGGAGGCGCGCCAGTTGATCATCGGGTCAGATGGCGCAGACACCCTTGTCGGCGGGGTAAACAATGACATCCTGGTCGCAGGGCGGGGCGTCCAGCTTCTTACCGGCGGCGCCGGCAAGGATGACTTCCAGTTTGCCGGTTCCGATGTCTCGGCCAGGATCACCGACTTTCAGGTCGGTCAGGATCATCTGACCTTCGACCATTCCGCCCAGGGATTGAGGATCCGCCAGGTGGGCGCAAACACCGTGATAGATCTCGGCACGGATCACATCACCCTGGTGGGTGTGAACCCCCATCAGTTGTCGATGACGGACTTCGTCTTCCGGGGTTAG
- a CDS encoding cell division protein encodes MSDAFARRWRPAPFLPESDNRDGSLIFVVATLCFLACLMALTVLATNRAVKGWSDQLNSQATIIVRPRANETPDLAAARAAEALAGVPGVTEARALEREKAEALVEPWLGDITDLEDLPIPRLVAVDLDNARPASSATLAAALKARGIDGIIDDHSIWTRDIARSAGVLRWVCGGVFILITASAGAIVAFATRAGLLARREVVEVLHLTGAENLYIARLFQARFAQLAAWAGALGAIGAAGVGAILRLAGGGGGLTPAIPIIWSDLLAVAPCPLVAALVAAIAARLTAERMILEIT; translated from the coding sequence ATGAGCGACGCTTTTGCCCGACGTTGGCGGCCCGCGCCCTTCCTTCCGGAATCCGATAACCGGGACGGAAGCCTGATCTTCGTTGTGGCGACCCTGTGCTTCCTGGCCTGCCTTATGGCCCTCACAGTCCTGGCGACCAATCGGGCGGTCAAGGGCTGGTCCGACCAACTCAACAGCCAGGCGACCATCATTGTCAGGCCCCGGGCAAATGAAACCCCGGACCTTGCTGCAGCCCGGGCGGCGGAAGCCCTGGCCGGCGTGCCCGGCGTCACCGAAGCCCGCGCCCTGGAGCGGGAAAAGGCAGAGGCCCTGGTCGAACCCTGGCTGGGGGACATTACCGACCTTGAGGATCTGCCGATCCCGCGTCTGGTAGCTGTCGATCTCGACAATGCCCGGCCGGCCTCTTCAGCCACCCTGGCTGCAGCCCTCAAGGCGCGCGGGATAGACGGCATCATCGACGACCACTCCATCTGGACCCGGGACATAGCCCGTTCCGCGGGGGTGCTGCGCTGGGTGTGCGGCGGGGTCTTCATCCTGATTACGGCGTCCGCAGGCGCCATTGTCGCCTTCGCCACCCGGGCGGGTCTGCTGGCCAGGCGCGAGGTCGTGGAAGTGCTGCACCTGACCGGCGCGGAAAATCTCTATATCGCCCGGCTGTTTCAGGCCCGGTTTGCACAGCTGGCCGCCTGGGCAGGCGCTCTGGGGGCCATTGGCGCGGCAGGGGTCGGGGCGATCCTGCGCCTTGCCGGAGGCGGCGGCGGTCTGACGCCGGCCATCCCGATCATCTGGTCCGACCTGCTGGCCGTGGCGCCCTGTCCCCTTGTCGCCGCTCTTGTCGCCGCCATCGCCGCCCGCCTGACGGCGGAGCGCATGATCCTGGAAATCACATGA